The Anguilla rostrata isolate EN2019 chromosome 1, ASM1855537v3, whole genome shotgun sequence nucleotide sequence TGTAAAGCAAAAACGATTTTTTGTACTTGCACTGCTGTAAATAACTAGCACTGAAGCTGTTAGGAAATCCGAAAAAAATGGAGCAAgcataaaacatatattttgtgttaacaaaaatgaaaggtaGAATTGTTCAAATCTATTAACTGCAGaatataatgtacattttttggaaataaacgGAATGAATAATTCTATAAATGTCATATCTCCCTGTGGGCTACAGAATAAATATCACTTCACTGTCACTTTAAGAGAATTTATTTACTTTCCTTGCGTGACGTTCATTTTCAAGGGGCGGAATAATTTGAGGCTGACGTctcagaaaatgaaatcagCTTGTTGCTGAATGTCTTTCAGTACGAAAGTTGTCGTGGAGGGATAAGGACAAGACTTACTTTGAAGACAGAAAGCGACCGACTACATTCGAGGCAAGATAACAGCAATTAGTTACGTCGAAGGACATATCAGCTGGCGGTAAGCATTTTAACTTCTTTCTTCAACATGCAAGTACATTTGATGGTCGATTCCGCTGTCTAGTCAGCAAATTACATGTTAGTTAGCTAACTTTAACCCACGTGTAATCAGACCAATACAATTATTTAGCTACGTTGAACAAAAAGTTAACTTCTGAAACCAAAACACCCGATCGTGATTTATCAGAACAGCgacatgccattttaaaatggctatttAGATTGTGATGCATGCTAAGGTTTTACCCCTAgagagctaacgttagctatatttGCAGCTTGTATTGTGTACTACCGAACTGTAGCAGGAACTAGCTAGCCAGCCTGCCGGTGCAGCTAACTAGTTAGCGAGCCATTGAAATTGTCGCTGCTTGTTAGTTAAACTAAAACACAATATGTAACGTTAAAATACAAGATGAAGCTATGTGACAAACATGTTTGCCCAACTGTCTAATTATGTAGTTAACGATAGCAAAACAATCTGATGTAGGCTATTCATTTGTAACGCTCACCAAATGCGCATCTTCCGATACTTTGATTATTAACAAGGTAGATTACATGTCAGTCCCAAAATACGCATggcagctagctaacattagcaacTCAAAACTGACTGGATCACATATTGCTACTGTTGTCTCGTCGTTAGTATAGAAAGTGATGGCATATTAAAGTCAGCCAGTAGTTAGGAGCTCGCCAAGCCAGCCAGTAGTTAGGAGCTAGCCAACTGCTACTTTGCAAGCCGGCTGCTTATTTTGTAGCAAAGACCACGGAACGCAGGAATGACATATTGTGAACTTTGTGAACTTGCTAGTAAAGGTAGCCGTTACTGGTGATATAGATTTCGGGAACTATGTATCGTTAGCTAACTAGCCTACCTAACTTTGTTGTGGTTTTAGTCTTGCTTCCAGACATACACATTTTGAGATTTGCACAGTGCCAAAGTATTCAGCTTGCATATTGTTTTAATCCAAGTACGCTTTCGACACCTAACTGGAAACCGTTTACATGCAATCTATGCACAGATGTGGCTTCGATGTATTATATGATGGTTGAAGCAAGGAAGCAAATACACTGAATGTAGCAGAATGCACCGGGGTTTTAGccggtttttctttttcttgtttttttttccgctggTGGAACATGAAAGGACATGCAGTCCTAGTACTCTAGTGGGGGACAAGGCGTTTCTGTGCAACCACTGATAATCAAAACAAGAATTGCGGTTGTTAAATCAACGTTAAAACGTCACAACTAATTTGACTAATTTCATAGTGTCATCTCTGTATATATTAATCACAAGGgtgaatatttataataaataaaaaactaacgTCATTAATCCTTTTTAattagctaacgctagctataCTAGCCTAGGCGTATAGTAACCTGGAATTATGATACATTTAGCCCATTTCGCTTGCGACGCGAGTCACTGCAGATTTCGCGGAGTTTGCGCCAATGTTACCGCCATCCTACCCGAATGCGGAGAATGCATTTCCATCGTCTTTGTCGACATTCGCATTCGCAAAAACGTAACTTGGCGCTGCCCATCTAACGTTACCGCATGAATGTCGAGAACAGCTTGGTATGAAGTAGAAAGATAGAGCGTTATCCTAGTAGCTCGTGTTCATTATCCAACGTTAGTAATAGCAACTAAGTTAAGGTTGTTATCTGTTCTCGCTAAATCTTTCAAATACAAATAGACTTAGTTAACCCAGCAGCTGACATTAGCTACGTAAGTTATGTTACTGTCGCGGTTGCAAAGAAAGTAGTAACATTAGCGAGCTAATGCTAACGTGTtatgctaattatttttttcccctcagagcTGCGCTCGGTGCATTGCAACTTTTGTTATTGAATAGAAATTAAATTAGCCATCtgtaaaacaaactgcaaatgATGTAGTCTGATATGCTATAGTTCCAAAAATACTGTATAGTCTCAATAGCTACATCTAAATTATATTGCATAGAAAAGTGAAGAGTTCGTGATTCGCCGTCCTACCCCGGTCTGCTGAAACGGTCTCGCCCTACTATTCACTGTTCACTGACTATAGTCATTCACAGTAACGGTCACCGCCCTCTAGCTCTATCTTCTGTGCGGGTGATGAAGAGAACACAGCCCATTTCCacccctttttttcctctgacgGTTGGCTGGAAAATGTGGTTTAGAGCACTCCGAAGAGTAGACGATTAAATAAACGGATACATGGTATGGTTAATATTAACATCAGAAACCGAAATATGAAACGGTGAATATATAACTTTTCAACAGGTGTAATAATCCACATCCGCCGTTAAAGGTTTGGTGCTCTTGGCAGAAATGCCgcctctctgcaggctgtttaATTAAACCGTTTTGTGAATGTATGGGATTCAAGAAATGATGCAACATGGTTTATGTGTTGAGTGAGAAAAGGAGATGCCCTCAGTTATTTCTGCTGGGTcctaaacaaacatttttcccacttccaaaaaaaggtttaaatttTTGTGTAGAGCGTCCGGTTTGATGCAGTGAGCTTCACCCTTCAGGTAATTATGCCAGCATTGCACCACTGTAGTCCCGCAGCCAATTCTCATTTGTGTTtgccctccctttctctttatCACAGGTTGGTTCAGAGGGACTTTCTTTAGTATGGAAAAGTACCTAATTTGACTCGTATACCAAACTATTAAACTGAAAGCAGGTGGTAAATTGGAGCAATCTAATTAATTATAGTGAAATTTAAGAAGTCTGTTTATAGTTTTGTTTCCTTCAGCTCTGAACATGTTTATTTGAACCAAATAGTGCTGCAAGAAAAAGGAAGTTCTGGGCTGCCCTTCTCATGTCTGATTGTTTAACAAGATTGACAGTTATTTTAGCAAGTCACTGAAAAATGATTGGGGTCATCATTATTCATAATAGGTACTGGTTGATttctttattgaattttttttataacaagCGATGACAactaatttaattgattataaatgtgtttagttttatttaagaAATGCAGAATTGAAGGTTTTGATAATTTGGGTTTTTGGGGTCACCCAATGCCGCTTGAAAGTAATTGCATTTCTGAAGGTGCTGTCTCTTAGATTTGTGCTGTAAAATTTTTTTGGATAAAAAATCTGAACaaggtgctttttaaaaaatggcaaaacagcTCAATGCCCAAATCTGGGAttgttgctgtgctgttgcGTGACAGACATGAGGGAGTCATCAGTTCTTCTGTGCACTTGGGCTTTTGTGAGTGTTCCAGGCCTCCTATAATCTTATCACGTGAGCCACAGAGGGTTTAAGTCCTCCCAAGTAGCCTGTCTGTGGGGCCTTTGTGAGGGTTTCAGGGCTCCCTATCACCTATTCAGTGGGCCCCTGAGACGGGTCTAGGCCCACTTATAGCATTTTAGGTGGGCCCCTGAGATGGTTCCAGGCCTCCTTATAATCTGTCAGGTGGCGGTGTGCGCCGTGTGAGCGGGGTGAGGACGAGAGCGCTGACTTCACGGGGCTCAGAGAGCGGCGGGAGCTCGACGTGGGCTGATGCAGCAGAGGGAGCTGTGCGCTGACTCTCTGCCTCTGCCGGGAGGCTTGCCTGCCTGCCCGTCACCCGCGCAGAGCGGCCTGCCGCGCGCCGCGTCTCTGAAAGACAGGGCAGGTGCACGTGCCACGCACGGCTCGCCAACCCTCGGATGTGCCCCCCCAGCACGCGTGTTCCCCTGACCACGTTTCGCCTCGTTTCATCTTTACTTTCTGAGTGGCTGTACAGCCGTTTGCTTTCTTCGCTCTTGCAGCAGAGAACAGCCTGATACACTCATAATTAAAGTAGTTTTGTGCTAATGTGGCCTTGGTAGAGCAAACACTGAGCTCCCTGTCTGTGCATGCTGCCCTTTATTAGGCTATGTACAGTCTAGTCTAACACAGTCACTTACTGACAGGGCATTGGCCATCCAGCCTCATATCTCACATCTGAGAACCCATCATAATCATATTTGTGCATGATTGCCTCTTCTCAGTTGTCTGTGCATATCATTTAATTTTGATGAAATGAAGGAAACCTCCTTTCTGTGAGAAACATAACATGTTGACAGCTTTTCATCATTTCTGTGTGTAACAGGCAATGACCCACTGTATGGAAAGCTTCATTGTTACTTGTTGTGCCAAGcagcattcaaaacaaaacaaaacgaaaaaaacaCTGTGCTCACTGTTAAAAAtagactgaaaataaaatctttaaatgCTGGCTTGATGGCAGGTGTGTGGAAAGGACCGTggtttcacaattttttttgcctAATTATCCATTTGCATTGGGCTTTTGTTAGAAgatctgtttttattgtaatgaCACTGGGTTTGTGGTGGAGTAATGGTGAAGTGCACCTAAGGTGATGGTGCCACTGTTCAGCTCAAGTGTCGAGTAATGCATAATTCGCTAGTCTGGTCAGAAACTACGCACTGTGAAAGCACCATTGCCAGCAGGGGATTTTGATCCAGACAGGGTGGCAAAACATACTCAGAAATTTCCATTTGGTTTGTAATGAGGCCCTGTACCTCTGGTTTGtggatgtgtctgtgcttgtgaaaGGTGAGGGAGGGGCGTGGGCTTCAGCTTGCTGATTCTCAGGCAGTGCTGACCTGACTCTGCCCGAGGCTGACAGTCACATCTGAGAAAAGTGAGCTTCAGCCTGTAGCCGAGAAGGAACACCATTAATATTTCACCATGTTACTGTGAAAGACTCGCTTTTACATCTAACGGATTGGCAGAGAATTAACACTTGAAGATGACAGCAATGCCTCACCATGGGAGACCTCAGCAGTTCTTCTCATTAAAGTGGATCTGTAGCGTTGAAGACTCGTACAATTTTTATTGGTCTCTGTAACAAAGGGCTCACGATTAGCGGGAAGCTTTTCTTTGCTCAGTCTTTAGTCAAGCTTAGCCACTGTTGGTGGGAACGTCTATAATTGGTGACACCACTAGATTTAGGTAGCTCTTGGCCCCGAGGCAACGCTGGAGCCACGATCGAAAGAGTCGGCAGCGCAAACGGTGAGTAAAATGGAGAGGAAAACAGGGCTTCCCGCCCTAACCCGCCAAACCTCCATTTTGATAAATTTAGCAAACAAGCCGTCTAACCACAGCCAACAGTGCGGTTCCATCACTGTGACAAACTCAACCATTTATCTAAATGAGAGCTGGGCTTCCCACAAGAACTACAGTAATCTGCActtagattttttattattacgcGTTTTCAAACACCGGCCCAATGGAGAACTGCCTGGGAGGAACATTCtcagaaggaaagaaaagaccACTTTTCCACTGAAGGGTCAATGCCttcttttttgtgtctgtgtttgtgcatgctcatatgagcatgcatgtgtgtgcgtgagagagagctTCTACAAATCAGATTTGACTGCTTTCTATGGCTTGTATATATCCATGCAGTAATAtgggttgttttttgttgtaagCATTTTTGTGACATGTGTATCATATAGCTCGAAGTGTAAGTAGATTTTGTGCCCAAAGATTAGGGGAGACAAGTTGGCTGTCGCTGGTTGGTTAGTCTGAGCTTGCAATAGTTATAAACCTACCTTTCTTCAAGAGTTAAGCTGGGTTGATGTAATCCACTTCAAGGGGATCTAATCGTACATGCACGCTACATATTCTTCCTGTAAAATGCTAGTTTGCAACCTGTTTATTTGCTCTCTCAAAgcaacccctcccccattctTACTGTACAGCTGTCACCCTTGTTTGTATAGTATGGTTCCCCCAGGGAATATTGTCCTGactcagtgtttctgtttcccTATGTGCTTCTCAGAGATTCACCATCACAGGGAATGCACACATTGAGATCCTCCAGAGTCAATAAAGGCAGGGATGTCGAACATTTGGGCCAGAATATGGAACCACAGTTTTCACATGCTCTTTCAGTGGATATGATGTTGTTTGGTTTTTTCCTGGTTTTTCTTCGGGATTTCATTAGTCTGTGGAAACTGTTCCTGTTGCGCCGTTGTTTCTTCCAAGGCTGTGCTGTGAGAAAAGACTGTTCTTACCTTTCTGTGAGTGATGGTATTTTTCTAAAACCCTAATCCTGCTTTATTTTGCTGAGGCATACCTTTGTCAGCAAAAATAGTATCCAAATCTCTTCAATCCTTCACTCATGTCATCATCAAAATGACCAATGGGAGATTGGGTGGTTTACtcctccatgtagaactttacctTGTTTTCATGGGCTGTTTCTTTCACAAACCTGCATGTTGAAGCCTCCTCAGTCAGAGCGGGTATCTATACTTGAGGATTAAATGAgctggaaaaaatgaatgggatAGCTAGAGgatactgtgtttgtgtaatcaCTGAGAGTGAGTGCTCCTTGGTGTAAAATGTTGGCCATCTTCTGAGTGCTTACTTATGACTGTCCTTCAGATGTTTGAAAAGCGTAGGTTTATGGGCAATGGAGTGGTAGGCTGCTGTGAGTCCTCAGAAACGCAGGCCTAATTGGCTGTTGTCAGTGCTTgtcatacagagctggatgctTATCTGCCAATCAGGCAACACCTcactttctgtgatttttaaaacttttgcaATGAATATTGGGAGGGACAGAAGCTCACCTTTCTTTTAGGTCACTCTGACTTTGAGTAATTGTTTATTATGCCACAATACTTAATGCATAAGAATTTAGGCTAGTGCCATCGGCATAGAAGTGCGGGTGCAAATGCTTTTAGAGGTGAAGTTTTCTGAGAACGAGAGGAACTCAAGTGAGATGAATGCCTTATTGAGTTTGTTTCAAATGTACCGAGGTTAAAGGACAGAATTACTTGGACTATAGCCTAGATATTCCATGATTGTTTGAGTGACCTACAGTCAGTGACCTACAGGAAAAGGGCTGAACCTGGGCCTAGTTCAGAGGTAGtgatactctctctctttttctctctctcttgctctctctctctctctttctctctctctctctgtctctctccaacTCCAGGCAGATTATCACTGAGGCTTCTGATGGACGATGATGAAGACGACGTGTTCCAGCCCATTCTCAGATGGAACACCACCTTCCGAGAGATAAAGTACGAGGACAGGGGTACACAGACGCCCAGCCCTGCCCTGGGACAAGACGACAGCATGCTACCCTGCGGCGTGGCCCAGGAGCCTCGGAGATTGTTCTATggtatggggggaggggacaaaGTCTcattgcacatgtgtgtatctgtgtaagtCTGAGAAGTAAGGGCAGGGGACGTAGACATCATCTCACTGAGTGTCTGAGAAACAGTCGGGCTCTTCAGAAAGTTCTGCTGAAGATGAGGTCATCCCGACCTTGTTCCGCAACTGCTCCTAAAGACACTGTGCTTGTCGGAGAGGTACCACAGACCAGATGAGGAGACTGCTTATGGATAGTGTCCCCAGTCCCTGGTGTATGGTgtctgctgagctgagctgagctgcagtccccccccccccccaccaccacgcGCAGCGCTCCTCTCAGTGGTCCCTTTGTCTGGCCGCTCTCCGGAGCGCCGGGGAGGCGGCGGCCGTCCGTGTTGCGCGCCCCAGCCGTAAAAAGGCGCGGCCGTAGCTGTCACCGGATACCTCCCGCACAAACGGGAGTCCACGTGCGTGACCCTGTCTCAAAACAAGCTCTCGCCGACAGCCGTCATCTCCACAGTCAGCTGACTTTGGACGTGCCTGTAGAATCCCATAGAATTCTGCCAAATACAACTAGAAACGGCTGTTTCTGTGAACTCTagctttctgtgtctctgtccacTTTTGAACTATATTTTTCGCTTATGCTCAGAATTTGAAGTATaggattacaaaaaaaaaaaaaaaaacactggagtGTAGTAGTAGAAAGCTGGTGTGCTATAGAATGTGTGCCAAATACTACATCTCAGATCACCGTTAGCTATatggtattgtgtgtgtgtgtggtttttttttttttttttcctttgtcatgTTTTCGATTCAGCCCTTTTGACTGGCTTCCCCTTTTGTCACTTTGtttgaagaaaataatgttataccatattatttgaaaaatcaGTAGTCTGGCCAAATCTGATACAaccagttttgtgtttctgacagcGATACAGAGTTACCATATCACACAGTAAATAGAGCACATGCCAGTTTTCTTAGGAAAATGGGTTGTTATGTCTGGGTCATACACCCCCAGCGGTAAATCAAGAGCAGTCATGCTCTCACGAGACTAGGAGAGATGGCGTGTTTATAAAACCAAAGATAAGCTCGTTGTGAAATGGCTTAAAGCTGTTGTCTGCGCATTTCTTGTTaggttgtttttgtgtgtcacGTTGTGCTCACAAGTACCAGGTAAAAGACAGTTATGTCAAAGGTAAAGGAGAAATGATACAGTTGCACGCTTGCGGTCAGTCCCTGTGCGTCTCGGATTACTTAATGAAATGTAGGTGGGAGGAGGGTGGCGGTCTAATATTTTGGTTCATTGAAAGCCGAGCAAATTCCACCTGTCCCTTTGTCCAGGTAACGCGGGCTTTCGGCTGCACTTCCCGGCGCTGTTTGAGCACGGTGGAGAGCAGGAgcgagcggaggaggaggaggagttcgGGGCGGCGGAGCGGCTGGAGGAGCGGCCTGCGGCGCTGAGCGCTGAGGTCCAGATCGGCCAGAAGCTCCAGATGATCGGAGACCAGTTCCACCAAGACCACCTCCATCTGGTGAGGAGAGCCAGTGCCTTCCATGATTCTCCAAAACGGTCATGAAACCGATGACAACTGCCTTTAATGGCCAGTTCGTAGGTGTGCTTGCTTCTGTGGAAGGAAAAAAGTTCTTGCGTTTTTATATGTCAAGCTCAGAGTTATTAGACACTGAGGCCATTTCCCCCCTGTGGTTTTGATGCTCTACAGTGAATATAGAAGCTATTATGGGAAACGAACAGCCATGCATTTCTATAGAGGCATTCAGAGAGGCCAAATTTCCATTTTCTGGGCTGGATTGGGGCCAGCCTTTTTCTCAAGTATTGACCGAGTGTCGTGACCTCCCGTCCAACTCGAAGACACAGCTGTGCCCTcagaccccctcccctccccactctccctcccttccccactccccccccccccccccccccgcccccaccccaagaCCCTCTCCTTTtgaacttcctgtttttcctcattCCCCTGAAGCCTGCCCCCGCAGGTGCTGGGGAAACGGTCAACGTGACGTTCATGCACACTTTTGTTAAGGAATTATGCCTCATAATACTGAACTGCAATAAGGTTTTGAACTCACCTGAACTGCATTGGCTCTTGATCTGGCTTCCCTTAAAGGATTTATAATGTCTGAGTGTTTCAGCAATAGGTAATTAGCGCGACTGAAGACACGctgtgtagtttttttgttcAGCATCTTTGCGGAAAATTATTGCAACATagacaagtgtgtgtgtctgcgtacgCACggcagcgtgtgtgtatgcgtatgcgtgttacaaaagaaaaggaaggaacgcgcacacacacactcccaagaAAAGAAGAAGTGGCTGGACAAGATAAACATGTTGTAACCCGAAGCCAAACTCGTGAGCCTCGGGAGCGGCTGTGGTTAGGGAGTCTCCAGCGAGTCCTGCCAGCTGCTGGGAGGGCCCACAGGAGACACCCAAATAAGAGTCCCTGCTTACTCCCTGCTGGGCCGGAGGCAACTAGGGCTGTGAGTgcgggctg carries:
- the LOC135250287 gene encoding bcl-2-modifying factor-like; translation: MDDDEDDVFQPILRWNTTFREIKYEDRGTQTPSPALGQDDSMLPCGVAQEPRRLFYGNAGFRLHFPALFEHGGEQERAEEEEEFGAAERLEERPAALSAEVQIGQKLQMIGDQFHQDHLHLYHRNQRNQPPAWWRLAIALYTFLFEREGVIRRRQADLR